The Alnus glutinosa chromosome 1, dhAlnGlut1.1, whole genome shotgun sequence region GTTAATTATGCTAGGTCATCGAAGGAAGCTGAGGAGGTCTCGAAAGAGGTTGGTGATTGTCTCCTATTCAATATGCTACTGTCTCGTCTCGTGTTGTTGGGCTATGAGCACGTAGTGATTTATATTGTATTTAGAAATAACTGGTGAGAGTTTATTTGACTATTTCTTGCAGATTGAGGCCAGTGGTGGACAAGCCCTGATTTTTGGAGGAGATGTTTCGAAAGAAGCCGATGTTGAATCAATGATTAAAACTGTAAGCAAATGTTGCGTCTGCTAACTGAGTTAGTTTGACGCCATTGTATGCTTAATGGATTTTTCTCATCCGCAGGCAGTTGATGCATGGGGAACTGTTGATATATTGGTAAACAATGCAGGTGGATGGTTGTTCACTTCCTCTttcattatatattaatacGAAATTTTAGTCTCCTAACTTATTCACCATGCTTGTAGGAATTACCCGTGATACTTTATTGATGAGAATGAAGAAATCCCAGTGGCAGGAGGTTATTGATTTGAATCTTACGGGTGTATATCTCTGTACGCAGGTATGTTTGTTAACATTTGGTTTGCCCCAGAAGTGCATTGCCTGAATTATCATTTTCTAATCTGAGATTATTTGCTTTCTGTAGGCTGCagcaaaagttatgatgaaGAAGAGAAAGGTAATATGGCATTGCCATCTCTCAGGTCGtcttgttcttttgtttccATGTCATTTGAGGTGGGACAAATTTGAGTGACCACAAAGTTAACTTCTCTCAAAGTCCATTCTTTTTTCATAATTCGAGCCCTTTTCTCAGATTATGATGGAATGTGGCATATTGACATAATGGAATTTTCCGTAACAATTTAGCAGTTATTATCTACTATAATCTCTTTCATCTAAACGTGAAGTACATCAGCAAAGGagctcaaattttttaaagtagctctttttttttttgaaaatttatttgtgGTTTGTTCCCCTATTCCCTTATGATACAAATGTTTATTGCTGAGGCTCTCAACTCTCTGAGAGCTGACAATGCatcttaaaaaaatgaaacaagatTTCTAAAATCATAATTTGTATAGGACATTGGGTTTCCGTTGCACTtggtcttcatcttcttctgtTGCCATCTCTTATCCCATTCaagtggttatttatttatttatttatttttttctgcagGGAAGGATAATCAATATAGCATCAGTTGTTGGTCTGGTTGGCAACGTCGGTCAAGCCAACTACAGTGCTGCAAAAGCAGGGGTAATCGGCCTGACAAAGACTGTTGCAAAGGAGTATGCAAGCAGAAACATCAATGTGAGTTCTTAAAAAATGtgcatctttttattttagttatagCAGGCACTTCCTAAGATGCAGCTGCTGCTAGATGATGGAAAAGTATTATGATTGAGGAACTTCCCGTCAGGTTAATGCTGTTGCCCCAGGATTCATTGCATCTGACATGACAGCTAAGCTAGGGGAAGACATTgagaagaaaattttggagacCATCCCATTAGGTGAGACTgtaagaaaaactttatttattcccTTCCACCCAAGAGTGCTAGATTAGGGGAGATTACCAAGAATGAGAATCAAACTTCTCGCATCAGGATTATAATTATCTTTGTTCTTTTCACTGTGGATTCAGGAAGGTATGGCCAACCGGAAGAAGTTGCTGGGCTGGTGGAATTCTTGGCCCTCAATCCTGCGGCCAGTTACATCACTGGACAGGTTCAgagttttagtttattttcataataaCTGTCATAAGTGGAATTCAACTTTATGGACATCAAGGCTCACACAATGATGAGTCAAGCCTGTGTTTACTTTACTGTCTCACTTTGTTCTTCAGTTATCACTCCACCTatctttcccctttttttcaCGAGTTCAGTGCTCAGCTAGACCAAACTTGCCTTCTTTCAGGTACTCACCATTGATGGAGGGATGGTGATGTAGATCAAGCTGTCCACGCTGCCTGATTAAAAGCCCAAACACAGCTTTGGCGCTTCAATCACAAAATTCAACTTCGTATGACAATTTATGTGGAAGCTTATGTAATTCAGCCTTTTGCTTGAGATGGTTaggtttcaaaaataatatattgtCAAGTTTTGATAGAATTTCGATTTTGCTTTGGCTGTGATTGTCATTCTGAAAAATGTAGATTTTAGGGAACTCATAAACCTCTTGTACGGCTCTTTCTCTTGAATTTGCCTGTAGCAGTAGCTAGCCAGGGATAGGATCCCCGGTTAGGTTAAGATTAGATTTATGTTGTcacaatatttaaaatttttaaataacattacaGTATAATATGGCTTCTCTttatttcaattgaaattaaGATGAGCAGGTTACAGGTAAAGGTTCCGTTCATAACTATGTCTTCAAGTATGGTCATAGTTCTTGAAAATGAGTCGAGAAATGGAAACCAAATACACTCCGCTGACCTTTATGGCATATGCATTAGAAAAAAGACTTGGAATTGCATAATTTGCATAGAAGATagagccaaaaagaaaaaaaaacaaaacccacaatAACTAAATCACGTGATAGGTGGGTGGGAATTAGTCTCCTCATTTCATGATAGACTTGAGTTTTCCTTTTGTAATGGTTGGAAAAGCTTGTAAAATTGTCAAGATCCACACGACAGTTGATAATAGGTAGGACTTGTAAGGATCATCCTTCCACGCATGCACAAATTTTTATCAAGGGCAGCTCCTGaataaaggaagagaaaaacccAGAATATTCCTCAAAGAATAAAGATTAAAGAATAACGTGTCAGTGTAGGACTCGTAAGATTGCTCGCACACGTGTACTCTATCTTTTTCAAGCCCACCAAGCAAAACAtcgatcactttttttttttactaatccCCCTTCATTATCTTTTGCTTTACATATTATTAGGGGCTAAGCTTGAGAACGGGGGCACTACCCTAATGATCTACATCCCGCACTAATCACGAATTTGTTTGTTCTTGGTTCTGATTGAGCGAGAGTCCACTTAATACGTACTACGGTCATCagctttcccttcttttttctcttcttcaaaTTGAAGTTTCCATATCTTTAAGAAAAAGTGGTGGCCATTCCTTCTAataagttctctctctctctctctctggctccGATATTGTTgaagtttcaaaattttgaagctCTTGATTATCTTGGTGTTTTTCTGCATCTGGGGTTTCATGGAGGCCCTCCTTGATTTGATCACCCCAACCGCCCCTACATTCTTCTTGATGTTTCTCTCGCTGTACCTCCTTGCTTTCTTTCTGGTTTTTCGCAACTGGGATCCAAAGCATCGACCAGAAGCTTCGAGCTGCCTCCTCTCTCTAACTCACGGCACTCCTGCCGTTATCATGTCCGTCCACGCACTAACACGCGCCCCAACCCCACCTAGTTTTGCTTCTCCAAACGCTGCCTTCCAAAACGTTGTACTGGAATTCAGCACCGCTTACTTCTTAATGGACCTCCTCCACTATATTGTGTTCTCCCCTAACGACATCCTCTTCATCAGTCACCATTTAGCCACGCTATACGTGTTTGCGACATGTCGTTATGTGGTTCACCACGGCGCCTTCGCGATTCTTGCGCTTCTTGTTCTCGCCGAGGTTACCAGTGCTTGTCAGAACGTTCGGAGCATTGCTGGTTTGCTGAGAGCCGATGCACCTGCAGCTGCGAAATTGTATGAACTTTTGTCCCTTCCTTTTTATGCCTTTTACTCTGTTGTTAGAGGGATTTTGGGAACGCTTGTCGTTTATAAGATGGGGATGTTTTATGCAAGTGGGGCTGCTGATAATATGATTCCGAGGTGGGCATGGGTTTCTTGGATGGTTGTGATTGTTTCTGCAGTCTTGGTTAGCATACTGTGGGTTTTGAATCTATGGATAGATTGGTTTAGAGAAAGAAGTCGCAGAGCGCAGAAGAAAGTCAAGTAAGATCTGTGGGAATCCTGGGGTTCAACAATTCTGCAACAATTTCTGAATGGGAATCGAGATTATGGATTTCAACTATTTTCCCAGATGTCTAGAGTTCGGGGGCTTGCAGTCAAATTAATGGGTGATGCAGTGATGGGATGCTACACCATTTACCTGTATATAATCCTGTgatttgcattttttaaatgttgcaatgaagatatatatatatatatatataagcccaTGTACTTTCAGGAAGCAGGGTACTAGTAATTCTTTTCCTATTTATGTATGTTACTGCTAAACAGAAACAGAATTGGgtgatcttttttgtttttcttgaccTTTTAGGTTCAACTTTAGCTGTCTGAATTTGTTGCATtgataaaagagacaagaaccTATCATTATATTGGCCCCAACACTGACTGTAGGAGGAACACATCTTCTTAATGACAAGACTGTGTCTAAATTGGAATGAACTTGCATAACTTAATGTGGTCTACCGCAGGCCATTGAGCTTTTTGAACCCAATGATTAATTCAATAAATCTGACTTGGGATCTCCATCTTCAATTTACACCAAGCAGCTTAATGAGAGGCATTGAATAATTTACTCCTGGATTTATATGCCAATGATACAAGTATTGGTTGTGTCAGGACCACCGCGGTAGTTAAGCTCTGCAAAAGTGCCCCCTCCTTCTCCCTTTGCCAGTCTTCCTGGATTCACACAAATGCATTTCGCTTGCTCTTCCCCTTCACTTCCTTCCCCAGAGGACAGCACCTGTGCCAAAAGTGAAAATTCAATCAAACTCCCTTTGATGATGTTCAGAATGTTCTTCCTTTATGCTCATAATGAGTTGTTGAGATTAGTGAAAAACCCATAACTCATCAGTTTAATAAATGCATTTTGAGAGGTGTAAGTCATATTTCCTGTTGCAGTTGCTTCGAGTTGAGACTAGATTTGTGAAAAATAGGTAGTTGGCATGTTCGTTTACctttacaaaatatttcataTCCGAAGGTAGGATGAGAATATCTGGAATTGAAGAGATATGAAGAGCTTCTGCAGCAAGTGAGAAATCCAATGGAATGCCTTCTGCTGGTGGATATAGAGGATAAAAGCTGTTCAAAACGCAAAAACTAGATAAATGTTTTAGTAATATACAATTTCTCGAATACACCTATAATCAAGTGAACAAGTTCctttaaaggaaaaattactACTACAACATGCCTCTGCTGACAAAGAACATGATTTGCAAGTCTACTCATGCGATCACTGGGTGTTCCATCTGTTGGATTCCGTGACATCTCCTCTCCGCTAAGGTGTTTTAGAATATCCACGGTGCAGCAACTTATCTTGACCTGAAACGCCAATTTGTGGACTTCAAATACTCTTGAAATGTATAAATAATTGTGGTGTGTGATGCTTTCTCAATGGGCAAGGCCTATTAATTAAACCAACCAACTCGTAATTcgtaaaaacaaacaaaatagtATTGATGGACAGCTTTAAAGTCTACAACAGCCGTAACGAAAATATATAATTGCAGGACAGCCTTAATCTAACACTTCTTTCGAAGTTGCTTGGCAAATTTGTATGAACTCATGAGCTATTGGTCACCTTTGAGGTTCTTCAAAATTACAATCTTAAGCTATAAGTATATCATGATGTTTTAGTACTGCAAGCTGAGGATTTTAATATGAAGACTGCAAGATCAGCCAACGGAGTAGCTCACTGGGTTCTGGCTGCAATAAAGAAAGGATCTCTCCCCATAAATTGGGTCTCCATTCATTCTCAAGGGTTTAAGCACTGCTTATGAAACAACTTTCCAACTTCTAGAGCATCCTAATAGATCTCTTGTTTTCGGCTTTCTTAGTTTTTTCTGGTTTGTCAATTTTTTCCCCTGTTTTCTTTGGTTGAATTCCTGTTCTCAGACCCCGCagagaaaaactaaataaataaaataacaatgtTTGAAAAAGCCACAAGAGGCAATCATAACTTTAGGAGAAATGCTACCGGGGTTTTACCTGATTTGCCTCAAAAAGGCCTGGATTTGTGAGACTGATTATCTGAGTAAAAAAGGCAACATCGTTCAGTAAACATGACTGAAATTTATGGAGAAATTTAGGATCATAAGTTGAAAGATGAACTCCTGAAGATCACATACCTGATCCTTGAGATCAGGTGGATGGATATCAAAAGCAGGCTGCACAAAAAGAAACCAATATTGTATATCTTATAATTTATATACTATCTTGATGaaatcaaaaccaaacaaacaagtgaaaaaaaacaaaatgaaagaaaagaaatgtcaCCAACTTGAGCAGATgttgagtttatatatatatatttttgaaaagaatgTTGAGTTTATATTATTTCATTCAAAATGACAGTACCTGAGGGAAAACAAAGTCATGGTTTGCATCACGTATAGATGGCACAAGAACCACGCGTGTATCAGAACCCATGTATTCTGCATAATCTTGCAACTGAAAGATAAAGGATAGagattaaagaaacaaaaataaactctctaaaaCGACTATACTATTTCTTAAGTAGCCACCTTCTGATACCTAGGAAAACaagggagaaaaaagaaaagaacgatACCCTTCTCAGAACTTCCATCTGGAATATTTCATCAAAGCTCCTGTCCATAGTTCCTTTCTTAATCTCTGGATGTTCAGAATCAACAAATGGTCCCAGCTgagaaaaaattcaagaaacGTCAACTGCATGAATCGTACCTACTCGGTCAATACGACAAAATTGTTCAAACAATTACCGGATTCAAGAACAAGCAGAAACTTACCAATATAAGCACCTGGGGCAGCTttcttgttgcatatgctagcAGTTCTGTCAGAGGCTCAAACAATAAGTTGTCCGCTGTGGTAAAAGGGCCCGATGCAATAATCTGTTTTAGAACCAAAAGTATGTGCAAATTATCAAGAGGGATTAAGAGATTGCGTAAAACTCTAAAGAGGTGTCATCATTCCATATATTAATATCATATCAATATATCAGCTATGTCTTATGAGTAATATATGTTACTACAAATAAGTCTTAAAAAGAAAACCCCACATTCAACTTGTGCAGGAAGTAAGAAGTGAATGTTATAGCTTTGTATCTGTAGAACTAGAAAATGGCAGTGCGTTGTTTCAACCAGTTGGGCTGGCAACCAAAACCTTCTAAGAAGATGAATGTTGCTCTCCCGTTGAAAAAGGAATATGTCCATCTCTTCTTAACCTTCCTATGCCCTTTGAATAATTAAATTCCTTGTTTTACCATTTAGGGGCCTACCATCATATCTTCAAGCATTCACAGTCTAATATTGTACCAGAATCATGTAAACATATTTTGTGGAATATGAATTATATGATTtacaggaagaaaaaaaatatcaatatatgtAAGTGGTTTTGTTTTATACAAGTAAATGGTGACCGCAGTTATATAGAAGCCTTAGAATAAGAAACAACGTTCTTTTAATATCCTCATTTGCAGCTCATCCACTGACTGTAGAATACCAGCTTACATACCACTGATAGCTCTGCCTGTGTAGGAGACAGATCAGCCGGCTGAACCTCCTGATCTAAAGCTTGTTTCTTTGCAGGAGGCAAATTCACATCAGCAGTAGCAGACAAAGGAACAGAATCTACCAGTTTTGATGCAATTAGGCAGTGTCCGCTAGGATTATGCCCTTCAACACCTACTACCTGAAAGAATGCCTTCCAGATTAATTTTTCAATCCTTATATGGTATTGATCCAGAGCTAGagtttatatattatgtttcatACCTGGCCTGGGAAAACTGAAAACTGGTTCAATTTTTGTAATTCTAGACGAACACGTTGCCCTCCAGAATGCTCAACActacaagaaaaacaaaagaaaaacccataTCTGAGAGAAAAACTAAAGACATTACTAGCAGCACAGTAGCGCTTCCTGACCACTGTACAGAGGATATACTTGAAGACTTAGTTAAGTGTTGCATTTGACAGGTCACCCCATTTGGTTTTCTTATGGTGGATCCAAAAAGATAATCCCGATCATCTGATCTTCATTGAATATTGATCAATGTATCTAAGCTCTGCATTGGCTCAGGCACAAGCATTGTGTACCCAATTTGGTTTAGGGGCCTTGCTTGGTATAAGAGCTTCCTAGGGTCAGACCATTATTTCTAGCTATTAAAAGATGGATCTTTAGTCACAAACTGAAGGAGAATCCCATGAATTGAAGATTGATTGTACTCAAATTAATGAGATGTGGAAATATTGAACAGAGAGATTTAAGGGATTGAATGATATGTTGACCATTGTGGCTGATAATCTCTACAAAGAGTTGATAAAGCAGGGAGAAGGCTTTTATCTGCGTGCTTATAGACTGACACATGGATAGTATACAGAGAAGGCCAAGAATCAACACACTAATGTATAACTCCCCAGGAATTTCAATTACCTGCTTTGTAACAAGGCGGACTTCTCATTTAAATAACCTTCTCCATCACAACAGATCATGCCAACAGTAAATATGCTTTTCTGAAACAAAAGATTCCTTTAATACTTAAATTTGTAACTTTCATTAACAAACAAACtctaaagaaaatttgaaacaaagaaGTAAGATGTGGAGACTGAAGCCTGACAGTGACGGTAAGTAAACAGcaatagaaaaacaacttttcatcagtcctcaaaatatgtgtttttgtgtgtgtgtgtgtgagagagagagagagagagagtttaatGGAGCAGTTAAATTACCTGGGAAGCAACTGTAGGGTCCACTGGTTCTTCATAGAGCCCGGATGCAACAAGTGCAGTTGCACGCTTCTTAATTCTGTTTTCCAGTGCATTAAACTGATTCACCAAAAATTATATTACAGAATAAATAAATGAAGGTGAAGAACAAGAATGACCCCATGCTATAATAACTCTTACATACCCTATCTTCAATCCTGTCATACATGAACCTACAACCTGGTTCAGGCCCTGATCCATGAACTATCAGAGAACACCTCATGCGGGGTTGAACCCTTTTAATAATATCATCCTCATTATTCTCCTGATCATGCTTCTTTTCAATGTTCTCGGTATTGGGCGCATTATTGATGCTAAATTTCACCAAAAACTTATTGGTTCGTTGTCCGAAGGGTGTCACAAGTTTTGATGTTTTACCAGAAGAAAATATGTTCCCATTTGTTTGAGGCGTTGAATCAAATGGCTCTGAAAAAACTCTCTGAGATCTGTCTGTTGGAGAGCTTAAAATACCTTCTTTTGTGTCTATTTCTTCATCATTCAAAATCCTACACAAGAGATTTACTCATCAATAATTCTTAAAAACGTATCGATACTCACAACTGCGAATTTAGTATGCTAATCACCAATAATACAGTTGGAACTGGTCATAACATAGACAGAATAGATTTAGCTATATATCATCAAGTTTCATCTTTTTATAATCACCTCCGTCATATAAAGTACTATGGTATGAACCACTTAAAGAACTGACTGCATCATGTACCATGTGAAACCTGCTAGCACTCAAGTAACAGCGACAATAAGAAATACACATGACGCAGGCATGAGAGGGAGAGATGGTTGTTGGGTGGGGATGGAATGCAAATGCATAGAGATGCTGACTAAATCATCCAGTAATAATCCAACACATTGGTAGGCGGTAGCCATCATAAGGAGATACACAACAAGCCATTTACAACGAAAACGAGATTCTTGGTACCATTCTGCACCACATCAGTGATTGCATTATTAGCTTGACTTTGACCTTAAAAGATTAAAGTCCCACCTTGCTTATGCAGTCCCATGTTTAAAACTCCCGCATGCAACAAATTATCAGATAGATACGAAATCATAAATGTAGACGTGTAAACAAAGAGATAACAAAAATTGTTACAATTCATACATGTCCACATCTTTACTTGAGTAGAAATGCAAATCAGGCTCCTCCTTAATAACCACCTCTTTCTGCTCATTTTGCAAGTGCTGTAAAAACCCGTCCATTTCAGCATTTTGCACAGTCGCCCCACCCAATTGCCTGTACAGATTCACGTCCCAGT contains the following coding sequences:
- the LOC133865225 gene encoding 3-oxoacyl-[acyl-carrier-protein] reductase 4-like, translating into MAFSITGSDVVSFRSAGISSKLGGSSDSKFSLFRQWSPIPGGVGSGQLRPCAGLRCGLKSSFSSSGVRAQVATLEQASAGTAQNVEAPVVVVTGASRGIGRAIALSLGKAGCKVLVNYARSSKEAEEVSKEIEASGGQALIFGGDVSKEADVESMIKTAVDAWGTVDILVNNAGITRDTLLMRMKKSQWQEVIDLNLTGVYLCTQAAAKVMMKKRKGRIINIASVVGLVGNVGQANYSAAKAGVIGLTKTVAKEYASRNINVNAVAPGFIASDMTAKLGEDIEKKILETIPLGRYGQPEEVAGLVEFLALNPAASYITGQVLTIDGGMVM
- the LOC133865243 gene encoding TLC domain-containing protein At5g14285-like, coding for MEALLDLITPTAPTFFLMFLSLYLLAFFLVFRNWDPKHRPEASSCLLSLTHGTPAVIMSVHALTRAPTPPSFASPNAAFQNVVLEFSTAYFLMDLLHYIVFSPNDILFISHHLATLYVFATCRYVVHHGAFAILALLVLAEVTSACQNVRSIAGLLRADAPAAAKLYELLSLPFYAFYSVVRGILGTLVVYKMGMFYASGAADNMIPRWAWVSWMVVIVSAVLVSILWVLNLWIDWFRERSRRAQKKVK
- the LOC133865235 gene encoding uncharacterized protein LOC133865235, encoding MEEEIVAEFKKSGFDLDEEAEIAKKCLTFCINYSLKPSDLVSSWEVYYLNRQLGGATVQNAEMDGFLQHLQNEQKEVVIKEEPDLHFYSSKDVDMILNDEEIDTKEGILSSPTDRSQRVFSEPFDSTPQTNGNIFSSGKTSKLVTPFGQRTNKFLVKFSINNAPNTENIEKKHDQENNEDDIIKRVQPRMRCSLIVHGSGPEPGCRFMYDRIEDRFNALENRIKKRATALVASGLYEEPVDPTVASQKSIFTVGMICCDGEGYLNEKSALLQSSVEHSGGQRVRLELQKLNQFSVFPGQVVGVEGHNPSGHCLIASKLVDSVPLSATADVNLPPAKKQALDQEVQPADLSPTQAELSVIIASGPFTTADNLLFEPLTELLAYATRKLPQVLILLGPFVDSEHPEIKKGTMDRSFDEIFQMEVLRRLQDYAEYMGSDTRVVLVPSIRDANHDFVFPQPAFDIHPPDLKDQIISLTNPGLFEANQVKISCCTVDILKHLSGEEMSRNPTDGTPSDRMSRLANHVLCQQSFYPLYPPAEGIPLDFSLAAEALHISSIPDILILPSDMKYFVKVLSSGEGSEGEEQAKCICVNPGRLAKGEGGGTFAELNYRGGPDTTNTCIIGI